CTCAGGCCCAGAGCTGGCCCTGCAGCGCCTCGACCGCCTGCTCGGTGGTCTCGGCGGTGTAGATGCCGGTGGACAGGTACTTCCAGCCGCCGTCCGCGACCACGAACACCACGTCCGCCCGCTCTCCGGCCCGGGCGGCCTTCCGGCCGACGCCGATCGCCGCGTGCAGGATGGCGCCGGTGGAGACGCCGGCGAAGATGCCCTCCTGCTGGAGGAGTTCGCGGGTACGGCGGACCGCGTCGTCCGAGCCGACGCTGAACCGGGTGGTGAGCACCTCGGCGTCGTACAGCTCGGGGACGAAGCCCTCGTCGAGGTTGCGCAGCCCGTACACCAGGTCGTCGTAGCGCGGCTCGGCGGCGACGATCTGCACGCCGGGGACCTTCTCGCGCAGGAAGCGGCCGACGCCCATCAGGGTGCCGGTGGTGCCGAGGCCGGCGACGAAGTGGGTGACGGTCGGCAGGTCGGCGAGGATCTCCGGGCCGGTGGTGGCGTAGTGCGCGCCGGCGTTGTCGGGGTTGCCGTACTGGTAGAGCATCACCCAGTCCGGGTGCTCGGCGGCGATCTCCTTGGCGATCCGGACGGCGGTGTTGGAGCCGCCGGCGGCCGGGGAGGGGATGATCTCGGCGCCCCACATCCGGAGCAGCTCGCGACGTTCCTCGCTGGTGTTCTCCGGCATCACGCAGACCATCCGGTAGCCCTTGAGCTTGGCCGCCATGGCGAGCGAGATGCCGGTGTTGCCGCTGGTGGGCTCCAGGATGGTGCAGCCCGGGGTGAGCCGGCCGGCGGCCTCCGCCCGCTCGATCATGTGCAGGGCCGGGCGGTCCTTGATCGAGCCGGTGGGGTTGCGGTCCTCCAGCTTGGCCCAGAGCGTGACCAGGCCGTCCTCGTTGCCCGGCACCGCGGCGGAGAGCCGGGGCAGCCGGACCAGCGGGGTGTTGCCGACGGCGTCGATCGGGCTGTCGTAGCGCATGTCAGCGGCTGCCGCCGGCCACGGCCGGGAGGATGGTGATGCTGTCGCCGTCGGCGACCTCGGTGGCGATGCCGTCGAGGAAGCGGACGTCCTCGTCGTTGAGGTAGACGTTGACGAACCGGCGCAGCTCGCCGGCCTCCAGCAGGCGCTCGGCGATGCCCGGGTGGCGGGCGTCGAGGTCGGTGAAGAGCTCCCCGAGGTTGGCGCCGGTGCCCTCGACGGCCTTGGCGCCGTCGGTGTAGGTGCGGAGGATGGTGGGGATGCGGACCTCGATGGCCATGTGTGCGCTCCTGTGCGGGTGAGTTCGGGGTGCCGGGCCCGTGGCGCGGCAGGGGGAGGGCCCCGGGGCTGGCGGGACCGGGCGGGCGGGTGCCGAAGTCAGCGGGCGTCGGCGGTGCCGGGACAGATCGCGCTGGCGAGCCGGCACAGGTCGACGTGCAGGCGCGCCACGAGGCGGGTGCCTGGGGCCTGGTTGCTCACATCGACGGAACGCATGGGCTCATCGTATAGATTCCCGCCCCCGCTAAGGCATCTCCGTCTCGCGATCCGGTCGGATGCGTTCCCGATGCTGAGACGCAGGGCGGGTGCGGTGGGCGGACCTTGCCGGCCTGGCGGACACCGTCGCCGGGCCGCGGGCGCGGAACGGCCCCGCCCGGGAGCGGGCGGGGCCGGGAGGAGCGGGGCGGGGCCGTCGGCGGGGTCAGCCGGCGTACGCCTCGACCACCTCGACGTCCTCCTCCGTGATCACGCCGTCCACGATGCGGAACGAGCGGAACTGGTACGGGTCCTCCTCGCCGGTGCCCTCGGCGGTGGAGACCAGCACGTAGTGGGCGAACGGCTCGGAGGCGTAACCGACGTCGGTGCGCGAGGGGTAGGCCTCGGTGGCGGTGTGCGAGTGGTAGATCACCACCGGCTCCTCGTCCCGGTCGTCCATCTCGCGGTAGAGCTTCAGCAGGTCCGCGGAGTCGAACTCGTAGAAGGTGGGCGAGCGGGCCGCGTTGAGCATCGGGATGAACCGCTCCGGCCGTCCGCTGCCGGCCGGGCCCGCGATGACGCCACAGGCCTCGTCCGGGTGGTCGGCGCGGGCGTGGGCGACGATCCGGTCGCGCAGTTCTCGGGTGATGGTCAGCATGCGGTCAGGATAGCCACGGCCCGCCGGGCCCCTTTGACCCCCGTCTCAGCTGCCGGACTCCGCGCGGACCTGCGGCTCCGGCCCGGCCGGTGCCCCGGCGGCGAGCACCGCGGCGGGGTTGCGCCGCTTGAGCACCTGGTAGCCGGCCACCAGGAACAGAGCCCAGACCGGGAAGACGTAGAGCGAGATCCGGCTGCCCTCGTCCAGGGCGATCAGCACCACCACGGCGACCAGGAAGGCCAGGGCGGCCCAGCTGGTCCAGCTGCCGCCGGGGGCCTTGAAGCCGGGGGCGGGCAGCCGGCCGCTCCGCCAGGCGGCGCGGTAGCGGATCTGGCAGACCAGGATGACCGCCCAGGTCCACAGGCCGCAGACGGTGGCCACCGAGGTGATGTACTCGAACGCCCGCGCCGGGACGACGTAGTTGAGCACCACGCCGGCGCCCATCAGCACGGTCGAGACGGTGATCGCGACGGCCGGGGTGCGGCGGCGGTTGAGCGCGGTGAAGCCGTTCGGCGCCTGGCCGCGGAGCGCGAGGTCGCGCAGCATCCGGCCGGTGGAGTACATGCCGGAGTTGCAGGAGGAGAGCGCCGCGGTGAGCACCACGAAGTTCACGATGCCGGCCGCCGCGGGGATGCCCACCCGGCCGAAGGCCTCGACGAAGGGGCTGACGCCGGGGCTGAACTCGGTCCACGGGACGAGCGAGAGGATGATCACCAGGGCGCCGACGTAGAACAGCGCGATCCGCCAGGGCAGGGTGTTGATGGCCCGCGGCAGGGTCCTGGCCGGGTCCTCGCTCTCGCCGGCGGTGACGCCCACCAACTCCACGCCCAGGTAGGCGAACATGACGATCTGCAGGGTCATCACGGTGGCGCCGATGCCCTCGGGGAAGTACCCGCCGTCCTGCCAGAGGTGGGTGACCGACGCCGTCTCGGCCGCCGGGCTGCCGAAGCCGAGGGTGAGCACGCCGATGCCGATGAGGATCATGCCGATGATGGCGGTCACCTTGACCATCGAGAACCAGAACTCGATCTCGCCGAACAGCTTCACCGAGATCAGGTTGGCGCAGTAGAGCACCACCAGGAAGGTCAACGCGCTGGCCCACTGCGGGATCCCGGGCGCCCAGTACTTCACGTAGACCGCGGCGGCGGTGGTCTCCGCCATGCCGGTGACCACCCAGAACAGCCAGTACGTCCAGCCGGTGACGTAGCCGGCGAACGGGCCGAGGAACTCCCGCGCGTACTCGGCGAAACTGCCGGAGACCGGGCGGTAGGTGAGGAGTTCACCCAGCGCCCGCATGATGGCGAAGATCACCACGCCGGCCACGGCGTAACTGAGGATCAGGCTCGGGCCGGCCTTGGAGATCGCGGTGCCGGCGCCGAGGAACAGGCCGGTGCCGATGGCTCCGCCGATCGCGATCATCTGGATCTGGCGGCTGCCGAGGCCCCGCTCGTAGCCCTCCTCGCCCGGCGGGGTGTCGATCACCTCGTCGTACGCCTGCTGGGTCATGGGACACCGTCCTCGTCAGTGGGGAGAAGGCAGTCGTACCACGCGGTGCCCGGATAACGGTCCTCGTCTGAGCGATATTTGAGCATGGGTTGGGCGTTTTCGTCCCCGTTGCGCCCGGAACGGCCCGACCCCCTGTCCGGGATGTGGACAGGGGGTCGGGGGAGGCTTCGCCGAGCGGGAGGGCCGGAGGTGACGGACGGTCAGCCGGCCATCGCCTCCAGCAGGGTCTCCTGCATGCCGCCGAACCAGAGGTAGGCCACCACCAGGGGCTTGCGCGGGTCGTCGTCGGGCAGGCCGTACAGGCCCTCCTCGTCGTCCTCGTCGACCTCCAGCCGGGCGCCGAGGGCGAGCCGGAGGTCGTTGAGGGCGCCGAGCCAGCGTGGGCAGTCCTCGGCGGGCACGCTGACCACACCGCCCTTGCCGCGCGCGGAGTCCAGCGCCCGGACCACCGCGATGGCGTCGTCCCGCTTGCGGGCCCGCAGGTCCAGCTCGGTGTAGCGGCGGAACTCCGCGGCCATCTCGGCGGTCTCCGGGTCGGCCGGCCGGCCCGGCTCGCCGTACGCGTCGGGGAACAGCCGGGCCAGCGCCGGGTCCTCGGGGATCTCGGTCGGCCCGTCGGCGAACAGCGCGGCCAGCGGGTCCTCCCCCTCCCTGCCCGGTCCGGGCCCGATGAGCTCCAGCATCTGCATCTCGAAGGAGCGGAGGATGGAGACCTCGATCTCGTCCAGCGCGATCGCCGCGCCGCCGTCGCCGGCGCTCTCGAACAACCCAGCCATGAGTCTTGAATCAGCCCGTTTCTCGTCGTGGTGTGCGCGGCGGCACGCTCAGTCGTGCTGGAGGGTGGCCCACAGCCCGTAGCCGTGCATCGCCTGGACGTCCCGCTCCATCTCCTCGCGGGTGCCGCTGGAGACCACGGCCCGGCCCTTGGTGTGGACCTCCATCATCAGCTCGCGCGCCTTGTCCTTCGGGTAGCCGAAATAGGCCTGGAAGACGTACTGGACGTAGCTCATCAGGTTGACCGGGTCGTTGTGGACGATGGTCACCCAGGGCGTGTCGGGCTCCGCCACCGGTAGGCCCTCGATCTCAGGGCGCTCGATCTCCGCCGGGGCGACACTCACAGCCGTCTCTCCTCACGCGCACAGGGGGTTCTCCGCCTCTCATGCTTCCATCCGGGGCACCCGCGGGCGAATCCGGGTCAACTCGCCCGGAGAGAAATCGTCAATCTGACGCTAAGTGGTAGTAGCATCATCACCATGGACGCCATCACCGCGCACCGTTCCTCCGCGCTGCTCACCGACCGGTACGAACTCACCATGCTGCAGGCCGCCCTGCGCAGCGGCGCCGCACACCGCCGCTCGGTCTTCGAGGTGTTCACCCGCCGCCTGCCGAACGGCCGCCGCTACGGTGTGCTGGCCGGCACCGGCCGTGTCCTGGACGCCGTGGAGGCCTTCCGGTTCACCACCCCGCAGCTGGACTGGCTGGCCGACGAGCGGGTGGTGGACGAGGACACCCTGCGCTTCCTCGCCGACTACCGCTTCACCGGTGACATCCACGGCTACCCGGAGGGCGAGGTCTACTTCCCCGGCTCCCCGGTGCTCACCGTGGAGGGCAGCTTCGCCGAGGCGGTGATCCTGGAGACGGTGATCCTCTCGATCCTCAACTACGACTCGGCCATCGCCGCCGCGGCGTCCCGGATGAGCTCCGCCGCCGGGGAGCGGCCGGTGATCGAGATGGGCGCCCGGCGGGCCCACGAGCTGGCCGCCGTCTCGGCCGCCCGGGCCGCGTACGTGGCCGGGTTCAGCGCCACCTCCGACCTGGAGGCCGGCTACACCTACGGCATCCCGACCCGGGGCACCGCCGCGCACGCCTTCACCCTGGTGCACGACACCGAGCGCGACGCCTTCACCGCGCAGATCGACTCGATGGGCCGGGGCACCACCCTGCTGGTGGACACCTACGACCTCACCGAGGCCGTCAGCACCGCCGTGGAGGTGGCCGGCCCCGGGCTCGGCGCCGTCCGGATCGACTCCGGCGACCTCACCCTGCTCGCCCACCGGGTCCGCCGCCAGCTGGACGAGCTGGGCGCCCACGACACCCGCATCCTCGTCACCTCCGACCTGGACGAGTACGCCATCGCCGCGCTCGCCGCCGCCCCGGTGGACGGCTACGGCGTCGGCACCCAGCTGGTCACCGGCAGCGGCCACCCCACCTGCGCCATGGTCTACAAGCTGGTGGCCCGGGCGAGCGGCCCGGACGGCGAGCTGACGCCGGTCGCCAAGCGCTCGGCCGGCGGCAAGACCAGCATCGGCGGCCGCAAGTGGGCGGCCCGCCGGCCCGACGCGGACGGCGTCGCCGAGGCCGAGGTGGTGGGCACCGGCCCGATGCCCGCCGAGCTGGAGCCGCACCTGCTGCAGGTCCCGCTGGTCAGCAAGGGCGAGGTGGTCGGCCGCGAGCCCCTGGAGGCCGCCCGCGAACGCCACCTGCGGGCCCGGGCCGCCCTCCCGCTGTCGGCCACCCAGCTCTCCCGCGGCGAGCCGGTCATCGCCACCGAGCTGCACGGGCTCACCCCCGAACGGTCCCTGTGAGCGCGGCTCCCCTTCCGCCTACGCGCGTCACTCCCTAGAGTTTCCACCCCGGACCCGCACCGGATCCACACCGGTCCGCACCACCCGCCCCACCGGGCCGCGCCGGACCGCACCACCCGCCCCACCGACTCACGACTCCCATGAGAGAAGCCACGCCATGCACCGGGCCCTGATCGTCGTCGACGTGCAGAACGACTTCTGCGAGGGCGGCAGCCTGGCCGTCGCCGGCGGCGCCGAGGTCGCCGCCGCGATCACCGACCTGATCGCCGAATCCACCCCCGGCTACGCCCACATCGTCGCCACCCGCGACCACCACATCGCGCCCGGGGCGCACTTCGCGGCCGAACCCGACTACGCGACCTCCTGGCCGGCGCACTGCGTCGCGGGCACCGAGGGCGTCGGCTTCCACCCCAACTTCGCCCCCTCGGTCACCTCAGGCGCCATCGAGGCGGTCTTCTCCAAGGGCGCCTACTCGGCCGCCTACAGCGGCTTCGAGGGTCTGGACGAGAACGGCGGCACGCTCGCCGACTGGCTCCGCGAGCGGCAGGTCACCGAGGTGGACGTGGTCGGCATCGCCACCGACCACTGCGTCCGGGCCACCGCCCTGGACGCCGCCCGCGAGGGCTTCCGGGCCCGGGTGCTGCTCGACCTCACCGCCGGTGTGGCGGCCGCGACCACGGCTGCCGCGCTCGACGAACTCCGCTCCGCCGGCGTCGAGTTGACCGGCACCCCGACGGTCCGCGGCTAGCTCCGCCCCAGCCGGGACTAGCGCTCGGAGACCACCAGCTCGACCACGTCCTGCCCGCCGGCGGCGAACGCCTGGCGCAGCTCCCCGCCGACCGCGTCCGGGTCGGCGGCGAGCCGCTGCCCGGAGACGTACACCACCCGCACCCCCAGGTACTCCATCCGGTGCTGGCCGCCGCGCACCCAGGCGGCCTCGCCCTCGCTGACGCAGCGCAGGTCGGAGTCGACCTCCACGGCGACCCCGGCCTGCGGCCAGTACAGGTCCGGCACGGCGATGTAGGTGCCGCCGCGCATCCGCAGCTCGGGGCCGGTGAGCGGGACGGGCAGCAGCCACTCGTCCACCAGCTCGCCGATCCTGCCCAGCACCGACTCCCGTGCGGTGGCGAGCAGTTCGTCCATGGCGGCCCGCACCCGGGCCTCGGTGAGCAGCCCGGCCTCGCCCAGCTCGCCGAGCAACTCCTGGAGCGTACAGGCGCCTTCGCGGCGGGAGACGGCCTCGCGCAGGACGGCGCGGAGCAGGCCGGGGCCGACCACGCCGGTGTCGAAGGCGGCCGTGTCGGTCCACTCGCGGACCGCGTCGGCGACCGCGCGGGCGACCGGGGCGCAGGCCAGCCCGTGCACCGACCGGGCCTCCAACTCCCGCCCGGTACGGCGGATCCGGACCGTGCCGGCGTCCTTCAGCCGGCGCTGCCGGGGCACCAGCACCTCGACCCCGGTGACGGCCGGGAGCCGGGGCATCGACACGAACCCGTAGAGCGCCAGCGCCGCCGCCCCCGTGATCACCGCGCCCGCGCGGCCGCCCTCCTCGCGGCCGTTCTGCGCGGCGTACAGCAGGGCCGCCCACATCCGCTGCTCCGGGGTCGGATCGCCGTCCTGGAGGAGGTACACCCGGGGCAGCAGCCGCTGCCAGGGGCCGCCCCGCCGGCAGTGCTCGCCGACCACCCTGGTGGGAACCCCGCGGGCGCGCAGCTGACTGGCGGTGACCACGTTCTGCTGACGGCGGGCCAGTTCCTCGAGGGACAGCGACTGGGAAGGGATCTGGTAGCTCATGCCGACACCCTCCCCGCCATCACCGCCCGGCCACCGCCGACCTGACGACCTGTTACCCATCCGTCACGAAAACGGGACTACCCCGCACTAAAGTCCCCATATCCTCACCCATTCGGCGGATCGGACGTTCACTCCATTGCCGCAATAGGTCGGACTTGATCCTCTACGATCCGATATTCATCGAATCACCAGTCCCCCCAAAGCTCTCGAATCCGGCACGCCCACCAGCACCCCCTGACCGAGAGTGACGAGGGCCATACGGTGAAGTACCAACCCGGCGTCACCGACGCCCCCGCGATTGCCTACCATCACCACATGCCCCGTGACGATTCCTCCGTCCAGCGCTCCGTCCAGCTGCGTCTCGGCCGCCTGCCCGGCTACGTCCGCCAGCCCGACCTCAGCCGCCGCAGCGGCGAGGAGGGCCGGACGTACAAGAAGGGCTGGGAAGTCCGGTTCACCGCCCGCACCGAGGCGGAGATAGCCGAGATCCGCGAACTGGTGGTGGCCGCCGGCTTCGCCCCCGCCCGGCCGTTCTTCAAGGGCCAGCAACTGATCCAGCCGGTGTACGGCATCGCGGCGGTCCAGGCGTACCTCGCGGCGCGGGAGGCCGCGGAGAGCGTCTCCCGCAGCCGCCGCGGCGGCCGGACCGCCACCGAGCCGGGCCTGGTCACCGAACCGGCCCGCATCCCCGGGCAGAGCCGGCGCGAGCAGTCCGGCCGCGGCGCCGCCGACAGCGCCGGTACGGCCGCGGCGGCCGCTGCGGCGGGTGCCGCGGCCGCGGCCGCCGCCCGCCGGGCCAGAGCCGCGGCCGCGTCCCCGGAAGGTGCCGAGATCAACCCAGCCGGTCGTACGTCCTGAAGGTGTACGCGGCCTGATTGGCGATCAGGTTGCCGGTGGGGGCGGGCAGTCCGAGCCGCGCGTCCAGCAGGTGCCCCAGCGGCCCGCAGCCGTCGGTGGCCGCGGCGGCGAAGGTGTCGTCGTACGTGGCGTACCGGATCAGCGGCGGGTCCACGGACACCCTCTCGGACGGGCCGGAGCGCTTCAGCCGGAGGTCGATCGGCGCGGTGCCGCCGTCCCGGCCGCCACCCACCGTGCAGCCGGGCGGCAGCAGCGGGCCGTCCAGCCGGAAGCGGAGGCTGAACTCGCCGGTGTAGAAGTCGGACCGGCCGCCGTACTCGGGCCGGATCGACATGCCCAGGACCGCCGACCGGTCGCCGCCCGGGTTACCCGTCACCCCGCCGGGCACGGCGGTCGGCGCGCTCCGCAGCGCGCCCCAGACCTGGCCGGGGCGGCCGTCCGGCAGCGGGCCCTCGGCGAAGGTCAGCATCATCGGGGCCAGTTCGAGGTCGTGGACGGTGCCCAGGGTCAGCCGGGGCGCGGCCACGTGGACCTCGCAGCGCCAGCGCGCCGGGTCGGCGCCGGCCGGCAGCTGCGGGCAGTCCCGGAAGTCGGCGGGCGGCTCGACGGCGGACGTGACCGTCCCCGCCGGCTCGGCGGCCGAGGCGGCACCCGGGGTCAGTACGGTGGCCGCGAGGGCCGCGCCGGCCAGCAGGACGGCGGCCCGGCGGATCGTGGTGGTCTCCATGCCCACCACCCTCGCCCGCAACCCCCTCCCCCGACCATCGGTGACCACCCCGACCCGCCCCTGAGCCGCCCATGACGCACCATCAGGGATTCACCGCGCAGCCACCGCCACCCGCCCAGGGGGCACGCAGTTGACCCTGGGGCGCGCGGACCTGCGCGGACCGGGAGCCCACCCGGCCTACCGGTCCCCGGCCACCGCAGGCACCCGCTGCCCCGGCCCCGCAGGCGGCCGGCCACGAAGCAGCCGACCGCACGGCGCGTGCGCCGCCCTCAGTGGGCGTGGTCGATGTGGACGGTGGCGCCCAGGAGCCGGGGTACCGCACGGATCAGCGCCCGTTCGGCCGCCTCCGCGACCTGGTGCCCGGCGACCACGGTGAGCGTCCGGTCCACGACCACCTCCGCCTCGGCCCGCAGCGAGTGCCCGATCCACCGCATCCGCAGCGCCCCCACCCCCCGCACGCCCTCCACGCCCCCGAGCGCCCGTTCCGCCGCGTCCACCAGCGCCGGGTCCACCGCGTCCATCAGCCGCCGCCCCACCTCGCGGATCGAGGTCCGCAGCACCGCCAGGATCGCCACCGCGATCAGCAGGCCCACCACGGGGTCGGCGAGGCGCCAGCCGAGGGCGCTGCCGCCGGCGCCGAGCAGGACGGCCAGCGAGGTGAGGCCGTCCGCGCGGGCGTGCAGGCCGTCGGCGACCAGGGCGGCGGAGCCGATCCGCCGGCCGGTGCGGATGCGGTACCGGGCGACCCACTCGTTGCCGGCGCAGCCGGCCAGTGCGGCGCCGGCGACCGCCCAGAGGTGGCCGACGGGTTGCGGGTGGAGCAGCCGGTCCACGGCGGTGGCGGCGGCGAGGACCGCCGAGACGGCCACGGTGAGCACCACGGCGACCCCGGCGAGGTCCTCGGCGCGGCCGTAGCCGTAGGTGTAGCTGCGGGTGGCGGCCCGGCGGCCGAGCAGGAAGGCGAGGCCGAGGGGGACGGCGGTGAGGGCGTCGGCGAGGTTGTGCACGGTGTCGCCGAGCAGGGCGACCGAGCCGGAGATCACGACGATCCCGGCCTGGAGGCCGGCGGTGAGGCCGAGCACGACGAGGGAGGTCCAGATCGTCCGCAGCCCTTCGGCCGAGGACTCCAGGGCGGTGTCCACCCGATCGGCCGCCTCGTGGGAGTGCGGTCGGAGGAGGTGCGCCAACCGGTGCGTCCACCGGTGGCGCGGGGCAGCGTCACGGTGGGTGTGGTGCTCGTGGTGGCCCTTCATGGACCCACGGTGGCACAGCGGTGGCCTTGCAGCCACTGCCGTCCTAGCAGCTCTGACCAGCTGCGACATGCTCGCAGCTGCATTCGGGGAGCCGAACTGCTGACTGACCGTCGCACAGCGGCCGAATCGGGCCTCCGCCCGCACATCTCAGCAGACTTGTCACCCAAAGCACCCGCGCGAGGGCCTAGAGTGAGCACAGGGCGCTTTTAGCCGTCGCGACCAGATCGAGAGAGCCGATGTGACTGATCGTCATATCCCCGCCGTAGAGTCGGCCCCCACGGCACGGTACGGCGAACTCACCCGCATGCCGGTGGAGTACACCGCCTTCTGCGAGCTCCACCGGCCGCGCTACCTCAGTTACGCCCGGGTCTGGTTCCGTGAGCCCGGGCAGGCCGCCGAGGTGGTCCGGCACGCCCTGCACGCGCTGGCGGCGGTCTGGCCGGAGGTCCTCGGCAGTCCCAGCCCGGCCGCGGCGGCGTGGGAGATCCTCCGCGAGACGGTCGCCGACCAGCATTCCAGGACGCCGGACGGCCTGCAGCCCGGGCAGGCCGACGAGGACCTGGCGATCCTGCACTACGTGGTCGGCCTGGCCACCCCGGAGATCGCGGACGTGGTCGGGGTCGACACCGCCAGCATCTCCAGCCAGCTGCGGCACGCCAAGCGCCGCCCGCCCGAGGCAGGGTGAGGCGGGTCACCCGACGCCGAGCGGCCGCAGCGGCGGATGATGATCTCCAGTCGAACGGACGGAGACCCCGCATGTCACTGGACCACGCCATCGCGATGTTCGAGCACCAGGCCGAGGCCTGCGCGGAGCTCGGCTCGCCGATGTACGCCGAGCTGCTGCGTCGCGCCACCCGCGACCTGGCCGCCGGCGGTCCCTGCGCCGCCGCGATCGCCGGGTACGAGGACGCCCCCGGGCCGGCCGCCGTCGCCCTGCGGCTGCTCGGCGGCGTCCACGCCCTGGTGCTGACCGGGCGGGCCCCTGCGCTCGCCGCCCACTACCCCAGCGCCGGCGGGGAGTTCACCGACGCGGACGCGGCGTGGGAGGCGTTCGACGCCGCGTTGACCGGCAACCCGGACTGGATCCGCGGCTGGATGACCCGGCCGCCGCAGACCAACGAGGTCGGCCGTGCCAACCTGCTCACCACCGGCCTGCGGTACGCCCTCGGCGGCCGTCCGCGGCCGGTCCGGCTGTTCGAACTCGGCTCCAGCGCGGGCCTCAACCTGCTGGCGGACCGGTTCCGGTACGAGTCCCCGGGTTTCGCCGCCGGCCCGGCCGATTCGCCGGTGCTGCTCGCGGACGCCTGGCGCGGCGCCCCGCCGGCCTGGCTGGCCCGGGCCGCCGGCACCCCGCTGCGGATCGTCGAGCGCCACGGCTGCGACCCGACCCCGATCGACCCCCGGTCGGACGAGGGCGCCCTGGCCCTGCGCGCCTACGTCTGGCCGGACCAGCCCGCCCGGACGGCGCGTCTGGAGGGCGCGCTGCGGCTGGCCGCGGAGGTCCCCACCGAGGTCGCCGCCGTGGGCGCGGGCGCGTTCCTGCGCGGTGTGGAGACGGCGGAGGGCACGCTCACCGTGGTCTGGCACTCGGTGATGAAGCAGTACGTCCCGGCGGAGGAATGGGCCGTTGTCCAGGGCGAGTTGGAGCGTCTCGCGGCCGCGTCCAGCGAGGACGCGCCGTTCGCGTACCTGGCCTTCGAGCCGCGCCGGTCCGGCGACCGGCACCCCTTCCTGCTCACGGCCCGGCTGGGCGCCGGCGAGGAGCGGGTGCTGGCCGAGGCCGTACCGCACGGCCTGCCCGCCTGGGACGCCGAGGACGTGCTGCTCGGCTGATCCCCGGCGGTGGATCCGCCCGGCCGGGCCGCACCGGTCCGCGCTCACCCGGTCCGGGCTGACCCGCGGGCGCCGGCGGGCGTCGGGGGCGCGTACGGACTGCGCGCGCCTGCGGGTGCCCCCGGCCGCCGATGCGTCCGGCGGGGGTGCTCAGGAGGTGCGGGTGTTCAGGAGGCGCGGGTGCCGGTGACGTCGTGCAGGTGGTGGACCGGGTCGTGGATCAGGTACCGGGAGAACGACTCCACGGTGAACCGGGCGCCGTCGCTGCGGTCGCCCGTCCGGTGCCACTGCCCGCCGGAGACCTTCTCGAAGGAGGTCGCCAGGGTCTCGGCGGCGGAGGCGAGTTCGGCGGCGACCCGGTCCGGCTCCTGCGCGTTGTAGCGGTCGGCGACGGCGGTCTCGTCCTGGTTCCAGTTGGGGAAGAGCGGGCCGTCCTGGGTCAGCATCAGCCCCAGCCGGACGTCGAACAGCCGGAACACGTCCCGCACGTGGCAGGCGTACTCCAGGGGCGACCAGACGTCCGCCGACGGCCGTTCCCGCAGCCGCTCCGGGTCCCCGGCGAG
The window above is part of the Kitasatospora sp. HUAS MG31 genome. Proteins encoded here:
- a CDS encoding PLP-dependent cysteine synthase family protein — encoded protein: MRYDSPIDAVGNTPLVRLPRLSAAVPGNEDGLVTLWAKLEDRNPTGSIKDRPALHMIERAEAAGRLTPGCTILEPTSGNTGISLAMAAKLKGYRMVCVMPENTSEERRELLRMWGAEIIPSPAAGGSNTAVRIAKEIAAEHPDWVMLYQYGNPDNAGAHYATTGPEILADLPTVTHFVAGLGTTGTLMGVGRFLREKVPGVQIVAAEPRYDDLVYGLRNLDEGFVPELYDAEVLTTRFSVGSDDAVRRTRELLQQEGIFAGVSTGAILHAAIGVGRKAARAGERADVVFVVADGGWKYLSTGIYTAETTEQAVEALQGQLWA
- a CDS encoding MoaD/ThiS family protein encodes the protein MAIEVRIPTILRTYTDGAKAVEGTGANLGELFTDLDARHPGIAERLLEAGELRRFVNVYLNDEDVRFLDGIATEVADGDSITILPAVAGGSR
- a CDS encoding putative leader peptide, with product MRSVDVSNQAPGTRLVARLHVDLCRLASAICPGTADAR
- a CDS encoding M67 family metallopeptidase, with amino-acid sequence MLTITRELRDRIVAHARADHPDEACGVIAGPAGSGRPERFIPMLNAARSPTFYEFDSADLLKLYREMDDRDEEPVVIYHSHTATEAYPSRTDVGYASEPFAHYVLVSTAEGTGEEDPYQFRSFRIVDGVITEEDVEVVEAYAG
- a CDS encoding amino acid permease — encoded protein: MTQQAYDEVIDTPPGEEGYERGLGSRQIQMIAIGGAIGTGLFLGAGTAISKAGPSLILSYAVAGVVIFAIMRALGELLTYRPVSGSFAEYAREFLGPFAGYVTGWTYWLFWVVTGMAETTAAAVYVKYWAPGIPQWASALTFLVVLYCANLISVKLFGEIEFWFSMVKVTAIIGMILIGIGVLTLGFGSPAAETASVTHLWQDGGYFPEGIGATVMTLQIVMFAYLGVELVGVTAGESEDPARTLPRAINTLPWRIALFYVGALVIILSLVPWTEFSPGVSPFVEAFGRVGIPAAAGIVNFVVLTAALSSCNSGMYSTGRMLRDLALRGQAPNGFTALNRRRTPAVAITVSTVLMGAGVVLNYVVPARAFEYITSVATVCGLWTWAVILVCQIRYRAAWRSGRLPAPGFKAPGGSWTSWAALAFLVAVVVLIALDEGSRISLYVFPVWALFLVAGYQVLKRRNPAAVLAAGAPAGPEPQVRAESGS
- a CDS encoding DUF2017 domain-containing protein, whose translation is MAGLFESAGDGGAAIALDEIEVSILRSFEMQMLELIGPGPGREGEDPLAALFADGPTEIPEDPALARLFPDAYGEPGRPADPETAEMAAEFRRYTELDLRARKRDDAIAVVRALDSARGKGGVVSVPAEDCPRWLGALNDLRLALGARLEVDEDDEEGLYGLPDDDPRKPLVVAYLWFGGMQETLLEAMAG
- the clpS gene encoding ATP-dependent Clp protease adapter ClpS, with amino-acid sequence MSVAPAEIERPEIEGLPVAEPDTPWVTIVHNDPVNLMSYVQYVFQAYFGYPKDKARELMMEVHTKGRAVVSSGTREEMERDVQAMHGYGLWATLQHD
- a CDS encoding nicotinate phosphoribosyltransferase — encoded protein: MDAITAHRSSALLTDRYELTMLQAALRSGAAHRRSVFEVFTRRLPNGRRYGVLAGTGRVLDAVEAFRFTTPQLDWLADERVVDEDTLRFLADYRFTGDIHGYPEGEVYFPGSPVLTVEGSFAEAVILETVILSILNYDSAIAAAASRMSSAAGERPVIEMGARRAHELAAVSAARAAYVAGFSATSDLEAGYTYGIPTRGTAAHAFTLVHDTERDAFTAQIDSMGRGTTLLVDTYDLTEAVSTAVEVAGPGLGAVRIDSGDLTLLAHRVRRQLDELGAHDTRILVTSDLDEYAIAALAAAPVDGYGVGTQLVTGSGHPTCAMVYKLVARASGPDGELTPVAKRSAGGKTSIGGRKWAARRPDADGVAEAEVVGTGPMPAELEPHLLQVPLVSKGEVVGREPLEAARERHLRARAALPLSATQLSRGEPVIATELHGLTPERSL
- a CDS encoding isochorismatase family protein, with the protein product MHRALIVVDVQNDFCEGGSLAVAGGAEVAAAITDLIAESTPGYAHIVATRDHHIAPGAHFAAEPDYATSWPAHCVAGTEGVGFHPNFAPSVTSGAIEAVFSKGAYSAAYSGFEGLDENGGTLADWLRERQVTEVDVVGIATDHCVRATALDAAREGFRARVLLDLTAGVAAATTAAALDELRSAGVELTGTPTVRG